A genome region from Bradyrhizobium commune includes the following:
- a CDS encoding pyridoxal-phosphate-dependent aminotransferase family protein, whose protein sequence is MHQGRHFLQIPGPSPVPERVLRAMDMPVIDHRSAEFGELGRTVLEGSQTIFQTKGPVIIFPSSGTGAWEAAIVNTLSPGDKVLMVETGHFATLWRQMAGRFGIEVDFVPGDWRRGADPAVIEARLAEDKARAIKAVMVVHNETSTGATSRIAEIRAAIDRTGHPALLMVDTISSLGSVDFRHDEWKVDVSVSCSQKGFMLPPGLGFNAISEKALTASKTNKMPRSYFDWEEMLKPNAKGFFPYTPATNLLYGLREAIAMLLEEGLDNVFARHQRLAAATRAAVNHWGLEVLCQEPAEFSPVLTAVLMPPGHDADQFRKIVLDNYNMSLGSGLSKVAGKVFRIGHLGECNALTLLGALTGVEMGLSVAGVPHRSGGVDVAMKLLEQRPQGNASPHLKVVGT, encoded by the coding sequence ATGCATCAGGGACGCCATTTCCTTCAAATTCCGGGCCCGAGCCCGGTCCCCGAGCGCGTGTTGCGCGCCATGGACATGCCGGTGATCGACCACCGCAGCGCGGAGTTCGGCGAGCTCGGCCGCACCGTGCTCGAGGGCAGCCAGACCATTTTCCAGACCAAGGGCCCGGTCATCATCTTCCCCTCGTCGGGGACCGGTGCCTGGGAGGCTGCGATCGTCAACACGCTGTCGCCGGGCGACAAGGTGCTGATGGTCGAGACCGGCCATTTCGCCACGCTGTGGCGGCAGATGGCCGGCCGCTTCGGCATCGAGGTCGATTTCGTTCCGGGCGACTGGCGCCGTGGCGCCGACCCGGCCGTGATTGAAGCCCGGCTCGCCGAGGACAAGGCCCGCGCGATCAAGGCCGTGATGGTCGTGCATAACGAGACCTCGACCGGCGCGACCAGCCGCATCGCCGAGATCCGCGCCGCGATCGATCGCACGGGGCATCCGGCGTTGCTGATGGTCGACACCATCTCCTCGCTCGGCTCGGTCGATTTCCGCCACGACGAGTGGAAGGTCGATGTCAGCGTCAGCTGCTCGCAGAAGGGTTTCATGCTGCCGCCCGGCCTCGGCTTCAACGCGATCTCGGAGAAAGCGCTCACTGCATCGAAGACCAACAAGATGCCGCGCTCCTATTTCGACTGGGAGGAAATGCTCAAGCCCAATGCAAAAGGCTTCTTCCCCTACACGCCGGCGACCAACCTGCTCTACGGCCTGCGCGAAGCCATCGCGATGCTGCTTGAGGAGGGACTCGACAACGTGTTTGCGCGGCATCAGCGGCTGGCTGCGGCCACCCGCGCCGCCGTCAATCATTGGGGCCTCGAAGTGCTCTGTCAGGAGCCGGCCGAGTTCTCGCCGGTGCTGACGGCCGTGCTGATGCCGCCGGGACATGATGCGGATCAGTTCCGCAAGATCGTGCTCGACAATTACAACATGTCGCTCGGCTCGGGCCTGTCGAAGGTCGCCGGAAAGGTCTTCCGCATCGGCCATCTCGGCGAATGCAATGCGCTGACGCTGCTCGGCGCGCTCACCGGCGTGGAGATGGGCCTGTCGGTCGCCGGCGTGCCGCATCGCTCCGGCGGCGTCGATGTCGCGATGAAGCTGCTGGAGCAGCGGCCGCAGGGAAATGCATCACCGCATCTCAAAGTGGTCGGCACCTAA
- a CDS encoding GlcG/HbpS family heme-binding protein, whose amino-acid sequence MAELTLDTARKILDAAFAKAAELKLKPLVVTILDARGVLKLAAAQDGTSLMRAEIAHGKAYGALAMGLGSRALYQRAQEQPYFIDAVNTIAKGALVPVPGGVLILDGTTLVGAVGISGDTSDNDEACAVAGIQAARLKANAG is encoded by the coding sequence ATGGCTGAACTCACGCTCGACACCGCCCGCAAAATCCTCGACGCCGCCTTCGCGAAGGCCGCGGAGCTGAAGCTCAAGCCGCTGGTCGTCACCATTCTCGACGCCCGCGGCGTGCTCAAGCTTGCCGCAGCACAGGACGGCACCAGCCTGATGCGCGCCGAGATCGCCCACGGCAAGGCCTATGGCGCGCTGGCCATGGGCCTGGGTTCGCGCGCGCTGTACCAGCGGGCGCAGGAGCAGCCCTATTTCATCGACGCCGTGAACACGATCGCCAAGGGCGCGCTGGTGCCGGTCCCCGGCGGCGTGCTGATCCTGGACGGCACCACGCTCGTCGGCGCCGTCGGCATCTCCGGCGACACCTCCGACAATGACGAGGCCTGCGCGGTCGCGGGCATCCAGGCGGCGAGGCTGAAGGCCAACGCGGGATAG
- a CDS encoding enoyl-CoA hydratase/isomerase family protein — protein sequence MTDTTSVVTEKRGQAFWITINRPEKRNALNGEVIAGIAKAYRDAHDDNDVRVIVLTGAGDKAFCAGADLQNSGAAFAMDHSKPNVDYADLLRVSQNATKPAIARVGGVCMAGGMGLLCMTDMAIAADHVVFGLPEVKVGVFPMQVLSLLQSIAPPRLVNEWALTGEPFDAKAAKGAGLLNYVVPTTELDAKVDWLIGRIVDKSPTAIRRGKYAMRAIASMSFDESIAYTESQIALLAMTEDAREGLKAFGEKRKPVWTGR from the coding sequence ATGACCGATACGACCAGCGTCGTCACCGAGAAGCGCGGGCAGGCGTTCTGGATCACCATCAACCGGCCGGAGAAGCGCAACGCGCTGAACGGCGAGGTGATCGCCGGCATTGCCAAAGCCTATCGCGACGCGCATGACGACAACGACGTCCGCGTCATCGTGCTGACGGGCGCGGGCGACAAGGCGTTCTGCGCCGGCGCGGATCTGCAGAATTCCGGTGCGGCTTTTGCGATGGACCATTCCAAGCCAAATGTCGACTATGCCGATCTGTTACGTGTGTCACAGAACGCCACCAAGCCGGCGATTGCGCGGGTCGGTGGCGTCTGCATGGCCGGCGGCATGGGCCTGCTCTGCATGACCGATATGGCGATCGCCGCCGATCACGTCGTCTTCGGCCTCCCCGAGGTGAAGGTCGGCGTCTTCCCGATGCAGGTGCTGAGCCTGTTGCAATCCATCGCGCCGCCGCGCCTCGTCAACGAATGGGCCCTGACCGGCGAGCCGTTCGATGCGAAGGCCGCAAAGGGCGCGGGCCTGCTCAACTACGTGGTGCCGACGACCGAACTCGACGCCAAGGTCGACTGGCTGATCGGCCGCATCGTCGACAAATCCCCGACCGCAATCCGCCGCGGCAAATACGCGATGCGTGCCATCGCCTCGATGTCGTTTGACGAGAGCATCGCCTATACCGAAAGCCAGATCGCACTGCTCGCGATGACCGAGGATGCCAGGGAAGGGCTGAAAGCATTCGGCGAGAAGCGCAAGCCGGTCTGGACGGGAAGGTAA
- a CDS encoding MFS transporter gives MKIRFKATHVVLAMLCAMYFITYVDRVNIGTAASEIQKELGLSNTQLGLVFSAFAYPYLLFQVIGGWVGDHFGPRKTLFWCGMIWAAATISTGFVNGLGALFVARFALGFGEGATFPTATRAMQYWTPANRRGFAQGLTHSFARLGNAVTPPVVALLILWLTWRGAFVVLGFVSLIWGVIWVWYFRNEPKEHASITEAELAALPPRPTGERPQVPWGPLFSRMWPVTLTYFCYGWSLWLYLNWLPLFFKNNYNLDIKNSALFASGVFFAGVIGDSVGGVISDRILERTGNVRLARLSVTVAGFAGALLSLFPILFVHDITIVALCLSAGFFCAELVIGPMWSIPMDIAPKYSGTASGLMNTGSAFAAIVSPLVAGFVIDATGNWYLPFLMSMGLLLLGGVSAFLMHPERPFAEVEGRGPSGKMVAAE, from the coding sequence ATGAAAATCCGGTTCAAGGCCACGCATGTCGTGCTGGCGATGCTCTGCGCGATGTATTTCATCACCTATGTCGACCGGGTGAACATCGGCACGGCGGCGAGCGAGATCCAGAAGGAGCTGGGTCTGTCGAACACGCAGCTTGGCCTCGTCTTCTCCGCCTTCGCTTATCCCTATCTGCTGTTCCAGGTGATCGGCGGCTGGGTCGGCGATCATTTCGGGCCGCGCAAGACGCTGTTCTGGTGCGGCATGATCTGGGCGGCCGCCACCATCTCGACCGGCTTCGTGAATGGCCTTGGCGCACTGTTCGTCGCGCGTTTCGCGCTCGGCTTCGGCGAAGGGGCGACGTTCCCGACCGCAACGCGCGCGATGCAATATTGGACGCCGGCGAACCGCCGCGGTTTCGCGCAAGGCCTGACCCATTCCTTTGCCCGGCTCGGCAACGCGGTAACGCCGCCGGTGGTGGCGCTGTTGATCCTGTGGCTGACCTGGCGCGGCGCCTTCGTCGTGCTTGGCTTCGTCAGCCTGATCTGGGGCGTGATCTGGGTCTGGTACTTCCGCAACGAGCCGAAGGAGCACGCTTCGATCACCGAAGCCGAGCTCGCGGCGCTGCCGCCGCGTCCGACCGGCGAGCGGCCGCAGGTGCCGTGGGGGCCGCTGTTCAGCCGGATGTGGCCGGTGACGCTGACCTATTTCTGCTATGGCTGGAGCCTGTGGCTCTATCTCAACTGGCTGCCGCTGTTCTTCAAGAACAACTACAATCTCGATATCAAGAACTCGGCGCTGTTTGCCTCCGGCGTGTTCTTCGCCGGCGTGATCGGCGACAGCGTCGGCGGCGTCATTTCCGATCGCATCCTCGAGCGCACCGGCAACGTTCGCCTGGCGCGGCTCAGCGTCACCGTTGCGGGATTTGCGGGAGCGCTGCTCTCGCTGTTTCCGATCCTGTTCGTCCACGACATCACCATCGTCGCGCTGTGCCTGTCGGCCGGCTTCTTCTGCGCCGAGCTGGTGATCGGCCCGATGTGGTCGATCCCGATGGACATCGCCCCGAAATATTCCGGCACCGCGTCGGGGTTGATGAACACGGGCTCGGCGTTCGCGGCCATCGTCTCCCCGCTGGTCGCAGGCTTCGTGATCGACGCGACCGGTAACTGGTACCTCCCGTTCCTGATGTCGATGGGGCTATTGCTGCTCGGCGGCGTCTCCGCCTTCCTGATGCACCCCGAACGCCCGTTCGCGGAGGTCGAGGGCAGGGGGCCGTCCGGCAAGATGGTGGCCGCCGAATAG
- a CDS encoding GntR family transcriptional regulator, with product MKSTIPDTGVPIAAPAQNGGDREAASLHGEVLLRLRDYVVEGNIPDGARVPERQLCEMFGISRTPLREALKVLAAEGLIELLPNRGARIRQLSQRDLEELFDVMAGLESLAGRLACEAITDAEIAAIEQLHYEMYGHYLHRDMHGYFQTNQRIHESIVAAARNETLKIAYANFAGRIRRVRYSANFARKRQRWAEAMREHEAILDALRRRAGSELSDILFLHLRNKRMAAIEHLTEPQDEAPASA from the coding sequence ATGAAATCCACGATTCCCGACACCGGGGTTCCGATCGCCGCACCCGCCCAAAATGGCGGCGACCGCGAGGCAGCATCGCTACATGGCGAGGTGCTGCTGCGGCTGCGCGACTACGTCGTGGAAGGCAACATTCCCGACGGCGCCCGCGTTCCCGAGCGCCAGCTCTGCGAGATGTTCGGCATCTCCCGCACACCGCTGCGCGAGGCGCTGAAAGTGCTCGCCGCCGAGGGCCTGATCGAGCTTTTGCCCAACCGCGGCGCCCGAATCCGCCAGCTCAGCCAGCGCGACCTGGAAGAGCTGTTCGACGTGATGGCGGGCCTCGAAAGCCTCGCCGGGCGCCTCGCCTGCGAGGCCATTACAGATGCGGAAATCGCCGCGATCGAGCAGCTGCATTACGAGATGTACGGCCACTATCTGCACCGCGACATGCATGGCTATTTCCAGACCAACCAGCGCATCCACGAGAGCATCGTCGCCGCCGCTCGCAACGAGACGCTGAAGATCGCCTACGCCAATTTTGCAGGGAGAATCCGCCGCGTCCGCTACTCCGCCAATTTCGCTCGCAAGCGGCAGCGCTGGGCCGAGGCGATGCGCGAGCACGAGGCAATCCTCGATGCCCTGCGCCGCCGCGCCGGCAGCGAGCTCAGCGACATCCTGTTCCTGCATCTGCGCAACAAGCGGATGGCCGCGATCGAGCACCTGACCGAGCCTCAAGACGAGGCGCCGGCATCGGCCTGA
- a CDS encoding enoyl-CoA hydratase/isomerase family protein, whose amino-acid sequence MNAPTTTNEDLLYSVTDGIARITFNRPQARNAMTFAMYDRMAEICTEINADRSIKALILTGAGDKAFASGTDISQFRAFKTAQDALDYESRIDRVLGTLEQCRVPVIAAIAGACTGGGAGIAACCDLRIGTETTRMGFPIARTLGNCLSMSNISRIVALVGPARTKDMIFRARLVEAQEALALGLLTEIVPDVETLQRRADEMAKLVASHAPLTMETAKEAVRRIRPTLSREEGQDLILKAYMSEDFREGMDAFLNKRTPVWKGK is encoded by the coding sequence ATGAATGCACCGACGACGACCAACGAAGACCTGCTCTACTCCGTCACCGACGGCATCGCGCGGATCACCTTCAACCGCCCGCAGGCGCGCAACGCCATGACCTTCGCCATGTATGACCGCATGGCGGAGATCTGCACCGAGATCAACGCGGACCGTTCGATCAAGGCGCTGATCCTGACCGGCGCCGGCGACAAGGCGTTTGCGTCGGGCACCGACATCTCGCAATTCCGGGCGTTCAAGACCGCGCAGGATGCGCTCGACTACGAGTCGCGGATCGACCGTGTGCTCGGCACCCTGGAGCAGTGCCGCGTTCCCGTGATCGCGGCAATCGCAGGCGCCTGCACCGGCGGCGGTGCCGGCATCGCAGCCTGCTGCGACTTGCGCATCGGCACCGAGACGACGCGCATGGGATTCCCGATCGCGCGCACGCTCGGCAATTGCCTGTCGATGTCCAACATCAGCCGCATCGTCGCGCTGGTCGGTCCCGCCCGCACCAAGGACATGATCTTCAGGGCGCGTCTGGTGGAGGCGCAGGAAGCGCTGGCGCTCGGCCTGCTCACTGAAATCGTGCCCGACGTCGAGACGCTGCAGCGCCGCGCCGACGAGATGGCAAAGCTGGTCGCAAGTCATGCGCCCCTCACGATGGAAACGGCCAAGGAGGCGGTGCGACGAATCCGTCCGACGTTGTCGCGTGAGGAGGGCCAGGACCTGATCCTCAAGGCCTATATGAGTGAAGATTTTCGCGAAGGCATGGACGCCTTCCTCAACAAGCGTACGCCCGTCTGGAAGGGCAAGTAG
- a CDS encoding pyridoxal-phosphate-dependent aminotransferase family protein yields MTVHTGRHFLQIPGPTNVPDRVLRAMDMPTLDHRGPEFAELGFAVLASMQRVFRTKQPVIIFPSSGTGAWEAAMVNVLAPGDKVLMCETGQFAVLWRGIADKFKLDVDFIPGDWRHGADLAEIEKRLAADKRHTIKAVCVVHNETSTGCVTPPAEVRKILDRTKHPALLMVDTISGLGSMEYEHDAWGIDVSVAGSQKGLMLPPGLGFNAVSEKALSVAKANPGMRSYWDWQEVITFNKLGTFPYTPATNLLYGLREAVKMLEEEGLENVWTRHKRHSAATRAAAKVWGLETQCADPAAHSPALTGVRVPDGHDADAFRKVVLDNFDMSLGTGLNKVKGKVFRIGHIGHFNDLMLMGTLAGVEMGLDLAKIPHRSGGVLAAMDVLKGRDVVPMAKAQVA; encoded by the coding sequence ATGACCGTGCATACTGGAAGGCATTTCTTACAGATTCCAGGACCGACCAATGTGCCCGACCGCGTGCTGCGGGCGATGGACATGCCGACGCTGGACCATCGCGGTCCCGAATTCGCCGAGCTCGGCTTTGCCGTCTTGGCCTCGATGCAACGCGTGTTCCGCACCAAGCAGCCCGTGATCATCTTTCCCTCGTCCGGCACCGGTGCCTGGGAAGCGGCGATGGTCAATGTGCTCGCCCCCGGCGACAAGGTTTTGATGTGCGAGACCGGCCAGTTCGCCGTGCTGTGGCGCGGCATCGCCGACAAGTTCAAGCTCGATGTCGACTTCATCCCGGGCGACTGGCGCCATGGCGCCGATCTTGCCGAGATCGAGAAGCGCCTCGCGGCGGACAAGCGGCACACCATCAAGGCGGTCTGCGTCGTCCACAACGAGACCTCGACCGGCTGCGTCACGCCGCCCGCGGAGGTGCGCAAGATCCTCGATCGCACCAAACATCCGGCGCTGTTGATGGTCGACACCATCTCCGGCCTCGGCTCGATGGAATATGAGCACGACGCCTGGGGCATCGACGTCTCGGTTGCGGGCTCGCAGAAGGGCCTGATGCTGCCGCCGGGTCTCGGCTTCAACGCCGTGTCGGAGAAGGCGCTTAGCGTTGCCAAGGCCAATCCGGGCATGCGCTCCTATTGGGACTGGCAGGAGGTCATCACCTTCAACAAGCTCGGCACCTTCCCCTATACGCCTGCGACCAATCTGCTCTACGGCCTGCGCGAGGCGGTGAAGATGCTGGAGGAGGAAGGTCTCGAGAACGTCTGGACCCGCCATAAGCGCCACAGCGCGGCGACGCGCGCCGCGGCCAAGGTCTGGGGTCTCGAGACGCAGTGCGCCGATCCGGCCGCACACTCGCCGGCATTGACCGGCGTGCGGGTGCCTGACGGACACGACGCCGACGCCTTCCGCAAGGTGGTGCTGGACAACTTCGACATGTCGCTCGGCACCGGCCTGAACAAGGTCAAGGGCAAGGTGTTCCGCATCGGCCATATCGGCCACTTCAACGATCTGATGCTGATGGGCACGCTCGCCGGCGTCGAGATGGGCCTGGATCTTGCAAAGATCCCGCACAGAAGCGGCGGCGTGCTGGCGGCCATGGACGTCCTGAAGGGACGCGACGTGGTGCCGATGGCCAAAGCTCAGGTGGCCTGA
- a CDS encoding FAD-binding and (Fe-S)-binding domain-containing protein, whose protein sequence is MTNASSLERRLRADITGDVLFDRFSRGRYATDASFYQIVPSGVVVPKTMDEALLSLAIARDEGVKVTPRGGGTSQCGQTVNDGLVVDLSKHLNRVLSLDVEGRTCVVEPGIVLDDLNRRLRKHGLWFPVDVSTASRATIGGMAGNNSCGGRSLRYGTMRDNTLSMEASLADGTLSRFGEVARDLSDIDAGSSTRPLFRDMLDLGAREADEIAARFPKVQRRVGGYNLDALVPRNAPNNMAHLLVGSEGTLAFTTKVELKLWPVIRNKALGICHFGSFYEAMDAAQHLVKLKPIAVELVDRTMIALGRDIAMFKPIINAAIKGDPDAVLVVEFAGEDQADNLARLKQLTELMGDLGFGWNNDTRKWGGVVEITEPALQSGIADFRAAGLNVMMSMKQEGKPVSFVEDCAVPLPHLADYTARLNEVFAKHGTSGTMYAHASEGCLHVRPVLNLKLEKNVEAMRAIAEEAFALVREYKGSHSGEHGDGLVRSEFHESMFGERLVADFREVKRRFDPDGVLNPGKIVDAPKMDDRSLFRYRPGYRVGEFKTKLDWSAWPGAGGGFQGAVEMCNNNGACRKLEGGVMCPSYRATRNEKDVTRGRANTLRLAISGQLGPDALSSDEMMETLKLCVSCKACRHECPTGVDMAKMKIEVLAARAASHGLTLRDRLVGYLPRYAGLAARVAPLANLRNHSPLLRKLFERFAGISARRALPAFRSDVFVAPADKIGPEGGREVVLFADTFNRIYERENLDAALRVLAAGGYRVHLPTPTSGSRPLCCGRTFLSAGLVDEAKTELDRLVAAFAPFAARGVPIVGLEPSCLLTLRDELASLRKDNDAKAVGAHALTFEEFLVREAEAGRLQLPLGSVAEKAVVHGHCHQKSFGAFRPVEQVLRLVPGLEVETIESSCCGMAGAFGYGADTYDASIEMAELSLLPAVRKADRATLVVADGTSCRHQIHDGTQREALHVARVLAMSLDRAKTHPTITPVAKEPSHG, encoded by the coding sequence ATGACAAACGCCTCCTCGCTCGAACGGCGCCTGCGCGCGGACATCACCGGCGACGTCCTGTTCGATCGCTTCAGCCGCGGCCGCTACGCCACCGATGCTTCGTTCTACCAGATCGTTCCATCAGGCGTGGTCGTGCCGAAAACCATGGACGAGGCCCTGCTTTCGCTGGCGATCGCCCGCGACGAGGGGGTGAAGGTCACCCCGCGCGGCGGCGGCACCTCGCAATGCGGCCAGACCGTCAATGACGGCCTCGTGGTCGATCTCTCAAAACACCTCAACCGCGTCCTGTCGCTCGACGTCGAGGGCCGCACCTGCGTGGTCGAGCCCGGCATCGTGCTCGACGACCTCAACCGCCGGCTCAGGAAGCACGGCCTGTGGTTTCCGGTCGACGTCTCCACGGCCTCCCGCGCCACCATCGGCGGCATGGCCGGCAACAACTCCTGCGGCGGCCGCTCGCTCCGTTACGGCACCATGCGCGACAACACGCTGTCGATGGAGGCTTCCCTTGCCGACGGCACGCTGAGCCGTTTTGGCGAGGTCGCACGCGATCTCTCCGATATCGATGCCGGCAGCAGCACGCGCCCGCTGTTCCGCGACATGCTGGATCTCGGCGCCCGCGAGGCCGACGAGATCGCGGCGCGCTTCCCAAAGGTGCAGCGCCGCGTCGGCGGCTACAATCTCGATGCCCTGGTTCCGCGCAACGCGCCGAACAACATGGCGCATCTGCTGGTCGGCTCCGAGGGCACCCTCGCCTTTACCACCAAGGTCGAGCTGAAGCTCTGGCCCGTCATCCGCAACAAGGCGCTCGGAATCTGCCATTTCGGCAGCTTTTACGAGGCCATGGATGCGGCCCAGCATCTGGTCAAGCTGAAGCCGATCGCGGTCGAACTGGTCGACCGCACCATGATCGCGCTCGGCCGCGACATCGCGATGTTCAAGCCGATCATCAATGCGGCGATCAAGGGCGATCCCGATGCCGTGCTGGTGGTCGAATTTGCCGGGGAGGACCAGGCGGACAATCTCGCGCGCCTGAAGCAGCTCACCGAGCTGATGGGCGACCTCGGCTTCGGCTGGAACAACGACACGCGCAAATGGGGCGGCGTGGTGGAGATCACCGAGCCCGCGCTGCAGAGCGGCATCGCCGATTTCCGCGCCGCCGGCCTCAACGTCATGATGTCGATGAAGCAGGAGGGCAAGCCGGTCTCCTTCGTCGAGGACTGCGCCGTGCCGCTGCCGCATCTCGCCGACTACACGGCACGGCTGAACGAGGTGTTCGCGAAGCACGGCACCAGCGGCACGATGTATGCGCACGCGTCCGAAGGCTGCCTGCACGTACGCCCGGTGCTGAACCTGAAGCTGGAGAAAAACGTCGAGGCGATGCGCGCCATCGCGGAGGAAGCCTTCGCGCTGGTGCGCGAGTACAAGGGCTCGCATTCCGGCGAGCACGGCGACGGCCTGGTGCGCTCGGAATTTCACGAGAGCATGTTCGGCGAGCGCCTCGTCGCCGACTTCAGGGAAGTCAAGCGCCGCTTCGACCCCGACGGCGTGCTCAACCCTGGCAAGATCGTCGATGCGCCCAAGATGGACGACCGCTCGCTGTTTCGCTACCGGCCCGGCTATCGCGTCGGCGAGTTCAAGACAAAACTCGACTGGTCCGCCTGGCCCGGCGCCGGCGGCGGTTTTCAGGGCGCGGTCGAGATGTGCAACAACAACGGCGCCTGCCGCAAGCTCGAAGGCGGCGTGATGTGCCCGTCCTACCGCGCCACGCGCAACGAGAAGGATGTCACGCGCGGGCGCGCCAACACCTTGAGGCTCGCTATATCAGGCCAGCTCGGTCCCGACGCGTTGTCGTCCGACGAGATGATGGAAACGCTAAAGCTCTGCGTCTCCTGCAAGGCCTGCCGCCACGAATGCCCGACCGGCGTCGACATGGCCAAGATGAAGATCGAGGTGCTGGCCGCACGCGCGGCCTCGCACGGGTTGACGCTGCGCGACCGCCTGGTCGGCTATCTGCCGCGCTACGCCGGCCTCGCCGCGCGCGTCGCGCCGCTCGCCAATCTACGCAACCACAGTCCGCTGCTGCGAAAGCTGTTCGAGCGCTTCGCCGGCATCAGCGCGCGCCGCGCGCTGCCCGCCTTCCGCAGCGATGTGTTCGTAGCTCCCGCCGACAAGATCGGGCCGGAGGGCGGTCGCGAGGTCGTGCTGTTCGCTGATACTTTCAATCGCATCTATGAGCGCGAGAACCTCGACGCAGCGCTGCGCGTGCTTGCGGCCGGCGGCTATCGCGTGCATCTGCCGACGCCAACCAGCGGCAGCCGCCCGCTCTGCTGCGGTCGCACCTTCCTGTCAGCCGGTCTCGTTGACGAAGCGAAGACTGAGCTCGACCGTCTCGTCGCCGCCTTCGCGCCCTTTGCCGCGCGCGGCGTGCCGATCGTCGGCCTCGAGCCGAGCTGCCTACTGACGCTGCGCGACGAGCTCGCCTCACTGCGCAAGGACAATGACGCCAAGGCGGTCGGTGCCCATGCGCTGACCTTCGAGGAGTTTCTGGTGCGCGAGGCCGAGGCCGGGCGCCTGCAATTGCCGCTCGGCAGCGTCGCTGAGAAGGCCGTCGTGCACGGCCATTGCCACCAAAAATCCTTCGGTGCCTTCAGGCCGGTCGAGCAGGTGCTGCGCCTCGTCCCCGGCCTCGAGGTCGAGACCATCGAATCGAGCTGCTGCGGCATGGCCGGCGCCTTCGGCTATGGCGCGGACACCTACGATGCCTCGATCGAGATGGCCGAGCTGTCGCTGCTGCCCGCGGTCCGGAAGGCGGATCGGGCGACGCTGGTCGTTGCCGACGGCACCTCCTGCCGCCACCAGATCCACGACGGCACCCAGCGCGAGGCACTTCACGTCGCGCGCGTGCTGGCGATGAGCCTCGATCGCGCCAAAACCCATCCCACGATCACTCCCGTTGCAAAGGAACCCAGTCATGGCTGA